One Deltaproteobacteria bacterium DNA window includes the following coding sequences:
- a CDS encoding cytochrome c family protein, with protein sequence MSTLEDQKHAVSDKETESPAAPIILFFIIGFAASLIIGWGIFPKLLYSQKRQPVDFNHALHVEEVGGECESCHYFREDGRFSGIPNLATCMECHEDVIGASAEEEKFVTEYVIPEREVPWLVYARQPDCVYFSHAPHVIAGKMTCVECHGHIGESVQSRIYEENRITGYSRDIWGRNIAGLAQNPWERMKMDDCSKCHVRENVNQGSVQTQKGGCFVCHK encoded by the coding sequence ATGAGCACACTAGAAGATCAGAAACATGCGGTTTCCGATAAGGAGACCGAAAGTCCCGCCGCTCCCATTATCCTCTTCTTCATCATCGGTTTCGCCGCCAGCCTCATCATCGGATGGGGCATCTTTCCAAAGCTGCTGTACTCTCAAAAACGTCAGCCCGTCGATTTCAATCATGCCCTGCATGTGGAAGAGGTCGGTGGGGAGTGTGAAAGCTGCCACTATTTCAGGGAAGATGGGCGTTTTTCGGGCATCCCGAACCTAGCGACCTGTATGGAGTGCCACGAAGATGTCATCGGTGCCAGCGCTGAAGAGGAAAAATTTGTCACCGAGTACGTAATCCCGGAACGCGAAGTGCCCTGGCTTGTCTATGCACGGCAGCCGGACTGCGTTTATTTTTCCCATGCACCCCACGTGATTGCCGGCAAAATGACGTGTGTCGAGTGCCACGGACATATCGGCGAGTCGGTACAATCGCGGATTTATGAGGAAAACCGCATCACCGGCTACAGCCGGGATATTTGGGGCAGGAACATTGCCGGCCTGGCCCAAAACCCCTGGGAGCGTATGAAGATGGACGACTGCTCCAAGTGTCATGTCAGGGAGAATGTAAACCAGGGCAGTGTGCAGACCCAAAAGGGCGGCTGCTTCGTGTGCCATAAATAA
- a CDS encoding molybdopterin-dependent oxidoreductase, with protein MKIDRRSFLAFAIGGAAGTALTPLPWKLTDDSSIWSQNWPWTPVPAKGENSYARTSCTLCPGGCGLMVRMVGDRAVKIEGLEGHPVNEGGACALGLSGLQLLYGATRVRAPMKRVGKRGEGRWEKISWDEALAGLAQKLAKLRNDGQSHTVAGIVDGRYGTVSTLFKRFMTVYGSPNMMTTPSAGDTRAMVLQVMHGVEAEAGFDLENADYILSFGSGLIEGWGSPVRMFRANSAWRESGAKVVQIESRLSNTAAKSDRWIPINPGTEAALALGIAHIMIKESLFDSDFVENYTEGFVGWKEVVLDEYSPEKVASITGVDKMTIVRVAREFATAGKPLALCGRGRGDTPGSLSEAMAVHTINALSGNINKEGGVVAVPPPAYAQWPDMEMDGTAQNGMVKNRVDGAGSDKFPMAASLLNRFAAGVAAAEAYPVNVLLVSGANPVYTTPDADGFKKAVDNIPFVVSFSSYMDETAMQADLVLPNHVYLERYEDVPITAGLQRPMVGLAQPVVQPLHDTRHVGDVIIQLARSLGGGIGDAFPWDDYETCLQEVLGAKWDALSEEGLWQDESFEPPGWGESFKTASGKFEFMNPEMGLMPSYVPLGLEGNASTFPLVLMPFDSMRLAAGFISDPPFAIKVVEDTLLKGKDTCVEINPETARSLGLADGKPAVLSTPKGKARVRVHTFQGIMPGVVAIPRGLGHTANDKYMAGKGTNSNALIGPVEDPASGMDKAWGIRAKLAKA; from the coding sequence ATGAAGATTGACAGACGAAGTTTTTTGGCGTTTGCGATCGGCGGTGCGGCCGGTACGGCACTCACACCGCTGCCGTGGAAATTGACGGACGACAGTTCCATCTGGTCACAGAACTGGCCCTGGACACCGGTTCCGGCAAAGGGCGAAAACAGTTACGCGCGCACTTCCTGTACGCTGTGCCCGGGCGGGTGCGGGCTGATGGTCCGCATGGTGGGCGACCGGGCCGTGAAAATCGAGGGGCTGGAGGGGCACCCTGTCAACGAAGGGGGTGCCTGTGCGCTGGGGCTGTCCGGCCTGCAGCTTCTTTACGGTGCAACCCGGGTAAGGGCCCCCATGAAACGCGTGGGCAAACGGGGCGAGGGGCGCTGGGAAAAAATTTCATGGGACGAGGCCCTTGCCGGCCTGGCCCAAAAGCTGGCGAAGTTGCGGAACGACGGTCAGTCTCATACGGTGGCCGGCATCGTCGACGGCAGATACGGAACGGTTTCCACGCTTTTCAAACGTTTCATGACCGTATACGGCTCCCCCAACATGATGACGACACCGTCGGCAGGCGACACGCGGGCGATGGTGCTGCAGGTGATGCACGGTGTGGAGGCGGAAGCCGGTTTCGACCTCGAAAACGCCGACTACATTTTGAGTTTCGGCAGCGGCCTCATTGAAGGGTGGGGGTCTCCCGTGCGCATGTTCAGGGCCAACAGCGCCTGGCGGGAAAGCGGGGCCAAGGTCGTCCAGATCGAATCACGCCTTTCCAACACGGCGGCAAAATCCGACCGTTGGATTCCGATAAATCCGGGCACCGAAGCGGCGCTGGCTTTGGGTATTGCCCATATCATGATAAAAGAATCGCTTTTCGACAGCGATTTTGTCGAAAATTATACCGAAGGGTTCGTCGGCTGGAAGGAAGTGGTGCTCGACGAGTATTCCCCTGAGAAGGTGGCGTCCATTACCGGCGTCGACAAGATGACGATCGTCCGGGTGGCCAGGGAGTTTGCCACCGCCGGCAAACCGTTGGCGCTCTGCGGGCGCGGCAGGGGGGACACGCCGGGCAGCCTGTCGGAAGCCATGGCCGTTCACACCATCAATGCGCTTTCGGGCAACATCAACAAGGAGGGTGGGGTCGTTGCCGTGCCTCCGCCGGCGTACGCCCAATGGCCCGACATGGAGATGGACGGCACCGCTCAAAACGGTATGGTGAAAAACAGGGTCGACGGGGCGGGAAGCGACAAGTTTCCCATGGCGGCCTCGCTGCTCAACCGGTTTGCCGCAGGGGTTGCGGCGGCCGAAGCGTATCCGGTGAATGTCCTGCTGGTTTCGGGGGCAAATCCGGTTTATACGACACCGGATGCCGACGGTTTCAAAAAGGCGGTGGACAACATCCCGTTTGTGGTAAGTTTTTCTTCCTACATGGACGAAACCGCCATGCAGGCCGATCTTGTCCTGCCCAACCACGTCTATCTGGAGCGCTATGAGGACGTACCCATAACCGCCGGCCTGCAGCGTCCCATGGTCGGCCTGGCCCAGCCGGTCGTACAACCGCTGCATGACACCCGGCACGTCGGTGATGTCATTATCCAACTGGCCCGGTCCCTGGGCGGCGGCATCGGCGATGCCTTCCCATGGGACGACTACGAGACCTGCCTCCAGGAAGTCCTGGGGGCCAAGTGGGATGCGCTGAGCGAAGAAGGCCTGTGGCAGGACGAGTCTTTCGAACCGCCGGGGTGGGGCGAGTCCTTCAAGACGGCTTCGGGGAAGTTCGAATTCATGAACCCGGAGATGGGCCTGATGCCCAGCTACGTTCCTTTGGGCCTCGAGGGGAATGCATCGACCTTTCCGTTGGTGTTGATGCCTTTCGACAGCATGCGGTTGGCCGCCGGATTCATCAGCGACCCTCCCTTTGCCATCAAGGTCGTTGAAGACACCCTTCTCAAAGGCAAAGATACGTGCGTGGAAATCAATCCGGAAACCGCCAGGTCACTGGGCCTGGCTGACGGAAAGCCCGCCGTGTTGAGCACCCCCAAGGGGAAAGCCCGGGTAAGGGTCCACACCTTCCAGGGCATCATGCCCGGGGTGGTGGCCATACCCAGGGGATTGGGGCACACGGCGAATGATAAGTACATGGCCGGCAAAGGCACAAACAGCAACGCGCTTATCGGTCCGGTGGAGGACCCGGCATCCGGCATGGATAAAGCTTGGGGAATCAGGGCAAAGCTCGCAAAGGCTTAA
- a CDS encoding 4Fe-4S dicluster domain-containing protein, producing the protein MKEAHGQKKNKKFGMVIDLDKCTGCGTCMVACMAENNVSFREDESDKLLGSAWMRVYKITNGKPFPETDVCYIPRPCMHCEGHHGHSPCVSVCPATATDYDMHTGVVSQIYTRCFGCRYCMAACPYHARVFNWWDPVWPAEMEKMLNPDVSVRMRGVVEKCSFCYHRYQHAMEKAYYEERSDIEEDEYQTSCTQACPAGAITFGDLNNPEHAVHQLVKPDNRHGGRPRNPHAFRLLERLGTNPKVYYLSSREWVRRAGDNYVKNEKAGSGGH; encoded by the coding sequence ATGAAAGAAGCACATGGGCAAAAGAAAAACAAAAAATTCGGCATGGTGATCGACCTGGACAAGTGTACCGGCTGCGGTACCTGCATGGTTGCCTGCATGGCGGAAAACAACGTCTCCTTTCGGGAGGATGAATCCGACAAGCTGCTTGGCTCTGCGTGGATGCGCGTTTATAAGATAACCAACGGAAAGCCGTTCCCCGAAACCGATGTGTGCTATATTCCCAGGCCCTGCATGCACTGCGAGGGCCACCACGGGCACTCTCCCTGCGTGTCGGTCTGTCCGGCCACGGCCACGGATTATGACATGCATACCGGCGTCGTGAGCCAGATTTATACGCGCTGTTTCGGCTGCCGGTACTGCATGGCCGCCTGCCCCTATCATGCCCGTGTTTTCAACTGGTGGGACCCGGTCTGGCCGGCTGAAATGGAAAAAATGCTCAACCCGGATGTTTCCGTGCGTATGCGGGGGGTGGTGGAAAAATGCAGCTTTTGCTATCACCGCTACCAGCACGCCATGGAAAAGGCCTATTATGAAGAGCGCAGTGACATAGAGGAGGATGAATATCAGACATCCTGCACCCAGGCATGCCCTGCGGGCGCCATTACCTTCGGTGACCTGAACAACCCTGAGCACGCCGTTCACCAGTTGGTCAAACCGGACAACCGTCATGGCGGCCGCCCCAGGAATCCGCATGCCTTCAGGCTGCTGGAGCGCCTGGGAACCAATCCGAAGGTGTACTACCTATCCAGCCGCGAATGGGTGCGCAGGGCCGGTGACAATTATGTCAAGAATGAAAAGGCGGGGTCGGGGGGGCACTAA
- the nrfD gene encoding polysulfide reductase NrfD, protein MDSALIPKGVKRCPLPQFGAAIVVVGAVLLWGVFAMLLVWFKGLNQTNMNNAYGFALWIWADLGVIALGGGAFFTGFLRYVVGKDELKNIINFAVLIGFICYSSALLILAIDIGQPLRGWFIFWHANVHSMLTEVAFCLSCYFGVLCIEYLPLILENRQVDRVPFFHNLSHNMHEIMAVFAATGAFLSFFHQGSLGGVAGVMFGRPFGFRQHILIWPFSFFLFTWSAAACGPCFTIFITKLTEKIAGKRLVKDNVIELLAKISGWMLFTYIIAKIIDTIYWANVTAPSMGFTLMDFYSNNAGSAYGIWILIAEVGVCGLLPAIILITEKGRKTPAMLWTAVILACIGVLLNRWVMVLQVLAVPVLSFEKWNMYFPSWQEIATTILPVAYGVILVMISYRYMPIFPQEAELNPIEETGPAAQEGETDEEEAVTAQEAELAPAKA, encoded by the coding sequence ATGGATTCTGCATTAATACCCAAGGGAGTTAAACGCTGCCCGTTGCCGCAGTTCGGAGCTGCGATCGTTGTCGTCGGCGCAGTGCTGCTGTGGGGCGTGTTTGCCATGCTGCTGGTTTGGTTCAAGGGACTCAACCAGACCAACATGAACAACGCCTATGGCTTTGCCCTGTGGATCTGGGCGGATTTAGGGGTTATCGCCCTCGGCGGCGGTGCGTTTTTCACCGGTTTCCTGAGATATGTCGTGGGCAAGGATGAACTGAAGAACATCATCAACTTTGCGGTCCTGATCGGGTTCATCTGCTACAGTTCGGCCCTGCTCATTCTGGCCATCGACATCGGTCAGCCCCTCAGGGGCTGGTTCATCTTCTGGCATGCCAACGTGCACTCCATGCTTACCGAGGTGGCGTTTTGCCTGTCTTGCTACTTCGGCGTCCTCTGCATCGAATACCTGCCGCTGATTTTGGAAAACCGTCAGGTCGACAGGGTTCCCTTTTTCCACAACCTGAGCCACAACATGCACGAAATCATGGCCGTGTTCGCCGCCACAGGCGCTTTTCTCTCCTTTTTTCACCAGGGCTCGCTGGGCGGCGTGGCCGGCGTCATGTTCGGCCGCCCCTTCGGGTTCAGGCAGCACATCCTCATCTGGCCTTTTTCCTTTTTCCTTTTTACCTGGTCGGCGGCGGCATGCGGACCGTGTTTCACCATTTTTATCACCAAGCTGACGGAAAAGATCGCCGGCAAAAGGCTGGTCAAGGACAATGTGATCGAGCTGCTGGCGAAAATTTCAGGATGGATGCTGTTCACCTATATCATTGCCAAAATCATCGACACCATCTACTGGGCCAATGTCACCGCACCCTCCATGGGGTTTACGCTGATGGATTTCTACTCCAACAACGCCGGTTCCGCTTACGGCATATGGATTCTGATTGCCGAGGTGGGCGTCTGCGGACTGCTCCCGGCCATTATTCTCATAACGGAAAAAGGCCGTAAGACCCCTGCGATGCTGTGGACGGCCGTTATTCTGGCCTGCATCGGCGTTTTGCTGAACCGCTGGGTCATGGTCCTGCAGGTCCTGGCGGTTCCCGTGCTTTCCTTCGAAAAGTGGAACATGTACTTTCCCAGCTGGCAGGAGATTGCAACGACGATCCTGCCCGTGGCCTACGGCGTGATTCTGGTGATGATATCATACCGTTATATGCCGATTTTTCCCCAGGAGGCCGAGCTCAACCCCATTGAAGAGACCGGGCCGGCGGCGCAGGAAGGGGAGACGGATGAAGAAGAAGCAGTGACAGCTCAGGAAGCCGAACTGGCTCCTGCCAAGGCATAG
- the murA gene encoding UDP-N-acetylglucosamine 1-carboxyvinyltransferase, with protein MDKIVVTGGRRLEGEVRASGAKNAALPILVSSLLTDGWNTYKNVPRLMDIESTKLLLSNHGAEIETDGDVVRINAAGFNNHEAPYDLVRKMRASILVLGPLLARLKKARVSLPGGCAIGARPINLHLKGLSRLGATIELKHGYVEATAPQLTGNEIYLDVATVTGTENLMMAAVLAEGTTVLRNAAREPEVAALADVLNQMGADISGAGSSIMVIKGVAELKPVSVRILPDRIETGTLMVAAALTRGDVVIKACQPDHLEAVIHKLRLTGAEVTVEGSRIRVVGPERIASVDVKTLAYPGFPTDMQAQFMVLMSMAKGLSIISETIFENRFIHVSELKRMGADINISGNTALIKGVPRLGGAPVMATDLRASASLVLAGLVAEGTTDVRRVYHLDRGYEFLEKKLALLGAEIHREKE; from the coding sequence ATGGACAAAATAGTCGTCACAGGCGGGAGGCGGCTTGAGGGCGAGGTACGGGCGAGCGGGGCCAAAAACGCCGCGTTGCCCATTCTGGTGTCATCGCTGTTGACCGACGGGTGGAACACCTACAAAAACGTGCCCCGCTTGATGGATATCGAGAGTACCAAGCTTTTGCTTTCCAACCACGGCGCCGAAATAGAAACCGACGGCGACGTGGTGCGCATAAACGCGGCGGGGTTCAACAATCATGAAGCGCCGTATGACCTGGTGCGCAAGATGCGCGCATCCATTCTGGTGCTGGGTCCTCTTCTGGCCCGGCTGAAAAAGGCCCGGGTCTCTCTCCCCGGCGGTTGCGCCATTGGCGCCAGGCCCATCAACCTGCACCTCAAGGGGCTCTCCCGCCTGGGTGCGACCATCGAACTGAAGCACGGATATGTGGAGGCGACCGCACCGCAATTGACAGGCAATGAGATCTATCTCGACGTAGCCACGGTGACCGGAACGGAGAACCTGATGATGGCGGCGGTGCTTGCGGAAGGGACTACCGTGCTCCGCAACGCGGCCCGAGAGCCCGAAGTGGCGGCCCTGGCGGATGTGCTCAACCAGATGGGTGCCGACATTTCCGGGGCGGGCTCGTCAATCATGGTGATCAAGGGCGTCGCCGAGCTCAAGCCGGTATCGGTTCGCATTCTTCCGGACCGGATTGAAACCGGCACCCTGATGGTCGCGGCGGCCCTGACCCGTGGCGATGTGGTTATCAAGGCGTGCCAGCCCGACCACCTCGAGGCGGTTATTCATAAGTTGCGGCTGACCGGGGCGGAGGTGACGGTGGAAGGTTCGCGCATCAGAGTCGTCGGTCCGGAGCGGATTGCGAGCGTGGATGTCAAAACCCTCGCGTATCCGGGGTTCCCGACCGATATGCAGGCACAGTTCATGGTGCTCATGTCCATGGCTAAAGGGCTCAGCATCATTTCGGAAACCATTTTTGAAAACCGGTTCATTCACGTCAGCGAACTGAAACGCATGGGCGCCGACATCAACATCTCCGGGAATACCGCTTTGATAAAGGGGGTTCCCCGTCTGGGCGGCGCCCCGGTCATGGCGACGGATCTTCGGGCCAGCGCGTCCCTGGTTCTGGCCGGTCTGGTTGCCGAGGGAACGACCGACGTTCGCAGGGTGTATCATCTTGACCGCGGTTATGAATTTCTTGAAAAGAAACTTGCCCTTCTGGGTGCCGAGATTCACCGGGAAAAGGAGTGA
- a CDS encoding DNA internalization-related competence protein ComEC/Rec2, translating to MTAAFLPGVLLGSTFPGHLPEAGLLVAAGFVMIARIMKKGQSSAFFPIILFFLLGYLSIQPWVSPRISARHISRFADGKLYELTGIVDELPRVSGRRTRLILEAETIGRGEAVQAVRGRIRISAARMDALPQKGDEVILETKIRPTHNFNNPGGFDYERFMAFKGIRVTGYARRGEIRVPAGGLERDGIHPLRRLRSRVAGVIASLPLEGGERAMQVKALLNALLIGDRNGLTPALRDLFSRSGTSHLLAISGLHIGIVAGAAFLVFKWILSFCRPLLRIGRVKTAAAILAFLPALGYGLVAGMSPSTQRAVVMVAVFLLTFIADRDQDLFNTLAVAALVIIAIHPPTLFSVSFQLSFAAVLAIVYGFARLMPAGGHQDGFLPRLFRRIVTLFMVSLFATAGTLPLVMRTFNQVSLVGPLVNVLAVPLIGFIVVPVGLLAVLTATVFPPAAVWGLTACAHVLAAAVQIIEYSAALPFAAVKTVTPSVLEIVCYYVLLWGVVALASGKDKPFKSAPEWRRVQAAVLAACILISADVAYWVHERYLSRDLRVTILDVGQGSAALLELPRGYNILVDGGGFSDNTVFDVGARIVAPYLWRRKIRTIDAVVLSHPNSDHLNGLTYIVEHFKVKKAWTNNEPVGSKGYRLFTNALDRRQVNHPRYDPSALSRTINGVSLEFLYPERDFMLHRAAEPWRNVNNNSLVVRATYGKHAFLFPGDIEVEGENKLLELGSGTLQSTVLLAPHHGSRSSSSGAFVRQVDPAIVVISAGWHNRFKFPHAGVLRRYRRQGSQIYRTDLGGAVRLKSDGNMLEVRPTVARDGT from the coding sequence TTGACCGCAGCCTTTTTGCCGGGTGTGCTGCTCGGTTCGACCTTTCCCGGACATTTGCCGGAAGCCGGCCTGCTGGTTGCCGCCGGCTTCGTCATGATCGCCCGCATCATGAAAAAGGGGCAATCCAGCGCCTTTTTTCCCATCATTCTTTTTTTCCTGCTTGGATATCTGTCGATTCAACCGTGGGTTTCCCCCCGGATTTCCGCCCGGCACATCAGCCGGTTTGCCGACGGAAAACTGTACGAGTTGACGGGCATTGTGGACGAGCTCCCCAGAGTTTCAGGGCGCAGGACCCGGCTGATCCTCGAGGCCGAGACCATTGGGAGGGGGGAAGCCGTGCAGGCCGTGAGAGGCCGCATACGCATATCGGCGGCCAGGATGGACGCGTTGCCGCAAAAGGGCGATGAGGTCATCCTGGAGACGAAGATAAGGCCTACCCACAATTTCAACAATCCCGGCGGATTCGATTATGAACGGTTCATGGCGTTCAAGGGGATCCGGGTTACCGGATACGCCCGGCGGGGTGAAATCCGCGTCCCCGCAGGGGGTCTTGAACGGGACGGGATTCATCCGCTGCGGCGCCTGCGCAGCCGCGTTGCCGGCGTGATCGCATCGCTGCCCCTCGAAGGGGGCGAAAGGGCAATGCAGGTGAAAGCGCTGCTCAACGCGCTGCTGATCGGCGACCGCAACGGGCTGACGCCGGCCTTGAGGGATCTTTTCAGCCGTTCGGGGACCAGCCATCTGCTGGCTATCTCCGGCTTGCATATCGGCATTGTCGCCGGCGCCGCTTTTCTGGTGTTCAAGTGGATTCTCTCTTTCTGCAGACCGCTTTTGCGGATTGGACGGGTAAAAACCGCGGCCGCCATCCTGGCCTTTCTGCCGGCCCTGGGCTATGGGCTGGTGGCGGGGATGTCTCCCTCGACGCAGCGCGCGGTCGTCATGGTGGCCGTTTTCCTGTTGACCTTCATCGCCGACCGGGATCAGGACCTTTTCAATACCCTGGCGGTGGCCGCCCTGGTCATCATCGCCATCCACCCGCCGACGCTTTTTTCCGTCTCCTTTCAGCTTTCCTTTGCCGCGGTTCTGGCAATTGTTTACGGATTTGCCAGACTGATGCCGGCGGGGGGGCATCAAGACGGTTTCCTGCCGCGCCTGTTCAGGCGCATCGTCACGCTGTTCATGGTGTCGCTGTTCGCTACCGCCGGTACGCTGCCCCTGGTAATGCGGACGTTCAACCAGGTCTCCCTGGTGGGCCCCCTGGTCAATGTCCTCGCCGTGCCCCTGATCGGGTTTATCGTGGTTCCCGTGGGACTGCTGGCGGTTCTGACGGCCACGGTTTTTCCCCCGGCGGCCGTGTGGGGCCTGACGGCCTGCGCCCACGTGTTGGCGGCGGCCGTGCAGATCATCGAATATTCAGCCGCACTGCCCTTTGCCGCGGTAAAGACCGTCACCCCCAGCGTTCTGGAGATCGTCTGCTATTATGTGCTGTTGTGGGGTGTGGTGGCCCTGGCTTCCGGGAAAGACAAGCCTTTCAAGAGCGCGCCTGAGTGGCGGCGGGTGCAGGCCGCGGTGCTGGCGGCCTGCATTCTGATTAGCGCCGATGTGGCCTACTGGGTGCATGAGCGCTACCTGAGTCGGGACCTGAGGGTGACGATTCTCGACGTCGGTCAGGGGAGCGCCGCCCTTCTCGAGCTCCCCAGGGGGTACAACATCCTGGTCGACGGCGGCGGATTTTCCGACAACACGGTATTCGACGTGGGCGCCAGAATCGTTGCCCCCTACCTCTGGCGGCGTAAAATCAGGACCATCGACGCCGTCGTCCTGTCGCATCCCAACTCCGACCACCTGAATGGGTTGACCTATATCGTGGAACATTTTAAAGTGAAAAAGGCGTGGACCAACAACGAACCGGTTGGGAGCAAGGGATATCGCCTGTTCACGAATGCCCTCGATCGACGGCAGGTTAACCACCCGCGGTATGATCCTTCGGCATTAAGCCGCACCATCAACGGCGTCAGTCTGGAGTTCCTCTACCCTGAAAGGGATTTTATGCTGCACCGGGCTGCGGAACCGTGGCGCAACGTCAACAACAACTCCCTGGTCGTGAGGGCGACCTACGGTAAACACGCCTTTCTTTTTCCCGGTGACATAGAGGTCGAGGGCGAGAATAAACTGTTGGAGCTCGGTTCGGGGACACTGCAAAGTACGGTTCTCCTGGCACCGCACCATGGCAGCCGTTCATCCAGTTCGGGCGCGTTCGTCAGGCAGGTCGATCCCGCGATTGTGGTGATATCCGCCGGGTGGCATAACCGTTTCAAATTTCCGCACGCGGGCGTGTTGCGGCGATATCGCCGCCAGGGAAGCCAGATCTACCGCACCGATCTGGGCGGTGCCGTCCGTCTGAAAAGTGACGGAAACATGTTGGAGGTACGGCCGACGGTGGCGCGTGACGGTACGTGA
- a CDS encoding acetate--CoA ligase family protein, with translation MTSITDTSRQIDALFHPRSVAVVGVPRGLKTGRLFLMALQDQKFPGRIYPINPHAKEIDGLRTYPDIASIREPVDLAIVLTPSRHTLEVVKDCVKKGVKGAVLFTAGYGETGPEGLRLQHEMVRIARSGGMRLIGPNGMGLYAPASGLSFFPELSRQAGNVGLVSHSGSLANILGRVASGKGVYFSKVASIGNECDLTCPDFIDYLAQDASTRVIGAYVEGIKDGPAFLSAARNASLEKPVIIWKMGLNRAGAQAAASHTGALAGSAKIWSAAAKQAGVVRVSGFEAWVDALMGFSLLPGNIGRRVAIVSGPGGLAVSATEACSAAGLLMADLSAETRSRLGAFIPPTGTSTANPVDVGLTASLEIDIYLEAVRAVAADPGVDMVVVIGIGLSEETNNRYTDGMVEVQQGAGKPFVMVGIPGFGADMAARFCNAGIPFFDTAERAMQTCALVYAHQSRQRRMRACGHSAGTRRGNAS, from the coding sequence ATGACAAGCATTACAGACACGTCCCGTCAAATCGACGCCCTTTTCCATCCCCGATCCGTTGCCGTCGTGGGAGTCCCCAGGGGGCTCAAAACCGGCAGGCTGTTTTTAATGGCGCTGCAGGACCAGAAGTTTCCAGGCAGGATCTATCCGATCAACCCGCATGCGAAAGAGATCGACGGCCTGAGGACCTACCCCGACATCGCTTCCATTCGGGAGCCGGTGGACTTGGCCATTGTGCTTACGCCCAGCCGTCACACCCTCGAGGTGGTCAAGGATTGCGTAAAGAAGGGGGTGAAGGGCGCCGTGCTCTTTACGGCGGGCTACGGTGAAACCGGGCCTGAAGGGCTCCGGCTGCAGCATGAAATGGTCCGCATTGCCCGTTCCGGGGGCATGCGTTTGATAGGGCCCAACGGCATGGGGTTGTATGCGCCGGCTTCGGGGCTTTCCTTTTTTCCGGAACTGTCCCGGCAGGCGGGCAACGTCGGCCTTGTTTCCCACAGCGGGTCCCTGGCCAACATCCTGGGGCGCGTCGCTTCAGGAAAGGGGGTGTATTTCAGCAAGGTGGCCAGTATCGGCAACGAATGCGACCTGACGTGCCCTGATTTTATCGACTATCTGGCCCAGGACGCCTCCACCCGTGTGATCGGGGCTTATGTGGAGGGGATCAAGGATGGACCGGCGTTTTTGTCCGCGGCCCGCAATGCGTCGCTTGAAAAACCGGTGATCATCTGGAAAATGGGTCTCAACCGGGCGGGAGCGCAGGCCGCCGCATCCCACACCGGCGCCCTGGCGGGTTCCGCAAAGATCTGGTCCGCCGCGGCGAAACAGGCCGGGGTGGTGCGGGTGTCCGGATTCGAAGCCTGGGTCGATGCGTTGATGGGTTTTTCTCTGCTGCCGGGAAACATCGGCAGGCGGGTGGCCATCGTTTCCGGCCCCGGCGGTCTTGCGGTTTCCGCAACGGAAGCGTGCAGCGCGGCCGGTCTCCTTATGGCCGACCTGTCCGCCGAAACAAGAAGCAGGCTGGGGGCGTTCATACCGCCGACCGGGACGAGCACCGCCAACCCGGTGGATGTGGGCCTGACGGCGTCACTGGAAATCGACATCTATTTGGAAGCCGTCCGTGCGGTTGCCGCAGACCCCGGTGTGGATATGGTCGTGGTCATCGGCATCGGCTTGAGCGAGGAAACCAACAACCGGTACACCGACGGCATGGTGGAGGTTCAACAGGGGGCGGGAAAGCCTTTTGTCATGGTGGGCATACCCGGCTTCGGCGCGGACATGGCCGCTCGCTTCTGCAATGCAGGCATCCCGTTTTTCGATACGGCGGAAAGGGCCATGCAGACCTGCGCCCTGGTGTACGCGCACCAGAGCCGTCAACGCCGCATGCGGGCATGCGGGCATTCTGCCGGTACCCGCCGGGGGAACGCTTCATGA